One region of Silene latifolia isolate original U9 population unplaced genomic scaffold, ASM4854445v1 scaffold_57, whole genome shotgun sequence genomic DNA includes:
- the LOC141639804 gene encoding uncharacterized protein LOC141639804, producing the protein MEYLSRLMVEATGFPGFKYHPLFRGIKLTHLMFVDDLLLFCKGDIKSVIIMLEVVQCFSNVSGLTISSEKSDIILNGIDCDTVGAILDHTGFKKCSLPFKYLGVKISHKSLTKNDCNVLVDRMVQKIRGWNKKKISYTGRLTLVKVVLSTIHTYWSQLFILPAGVMERIQTLCRNFLWEGGEDYTKAPLVAWSVLCKGKDEGGLGLVDLMTWNIAAIGKLVWWIAKKKDHLWIQWVDRIYMKGRSWLDYQPTAASSWALRKIWEVKKKFQDAYSQGKWMTDGDDYTIAKGYAWLVQGTPKVQWYKSVWNRFNIKRHCFIQWLIKHERLLTLDRVHKMGVTQSTRCYICGVADETHKHLFQDCVYVIKCYRELYAWLGVYDKKKQVVSADEVLKQRGWSGFVRLVTCTLMVALQYNIWQTRNICRLDGMVPQPETLLKRIKNEYKLRLMAVSKGVMKQQDIVWCQNRGLM; encoded by the coding sequence ATGGAATACTTGAGTAGGCTGATGGTTGAGGCCACAGGGTTCCCTGGCTTTAAATACCACCCTCTCTTTAGAGGCATCAAGCTCACACACTTGATGTTTGTTGATGACCTGCTACTATTTTGCAAGGGGGACATAAAATCAGTGATTATTATGTTAGAAGTGGTTCAATGCTTCTCTAATGTATCTGGCTTGACCATTAGCAGTGAGAAGTCTGATATTATCTTGAATGGCATAGACTGTGATACTGTTGGAGCTATCCTAGATCATACTGGTTTTAAGAAATGCTCCTTACCTTTCAAGTATTTGGGGGTGAAAATTTCACATAAGAGTTTGACAAAGAATGATTGTAATGTGCTTGTAGATAGAATGGTCCAAAAGATTAGAGGCTGGAATAAAAAGAAAATTTCTTATACTGGTAGATTGACTTTGGTGAAAGTTGTTCTTTCTACTATTCACACTTATTGGTCCCAGCTGTTTATTCTCCCTGCTGGAGTTATGGAGAGGATACAGACTCTTTGTAGGAACTTCTTGTGGGAAGGTGGTGAGGACTACACCAAGGCTCCTCTAGTGGCTTGGTCTGTTCTTTGCAAGGGGAAAGATGAAGGGGGTCTGGGACTGGTTGATTTGATGACCTGGAATATAGCAGCAATTGGAAAGCTTGTGTGGTGGATAGCTAAGAAGAAGGATCATTTGTGGATTCAATGGGTAGATAGAATTTATATGAAAGGTCGCTCTTGGCTTGATTATCAACCTACTGCTGCTAGCTCTTGGGCTTTGAGGAAAATTTGGGAGGTTAAAAAGAAGTTTCAGGATGCTTATAGTCAAGGTAAATGGATGACTGATGGGGATGATTATACCATTGCTAAAGGATATGCTTGGCTTGTTCAGGGTACACCCAAAGTGCAGTGGTATAAGAGTGTTTGGAATCGTTTTAATATTAAAAGACATTGTTTCATACAGTGGCTGATTAAGCACGAGAGATTATTAACTCTTGACAGGGTGCATAAAATGGGTGTTACTCAGAGTACCAGATGTTACATTTGTGGAGTGGCTGATGAGACTCACAAGCATTTATTTCAAGATTGTGTTTATGTGATAAAATGCTATAGGGAACTGTATGCTTGGTTAGGAGTTTATGACAAGAAGAAACAGGTGGTCTCTGCTGATGAAGTGTTAAAGCAACGAGGCTGGTCTGGTTTTGTGAGGTTGGTTACCTGCACCCTGATGGTAGCTCTGCAGTATAATATTTGGCAGACAAGGAATATATGTAGGCTGGATGGCATGGTTCCTCAACCAGAAACTCTGCTGAAAAGAATCAAGAATGAGTATAAGCTGCGACTGATGGCTGTGAGCAAAGGAGTTATGAAACAACAAGATATAGTTTGGTGTCAAAATCGGGGTCTTATGTAA